The Urbifossiella limnaea genome has a window encoding:
- a CDS encoding DUF1549 and DUF1553 domain-containing protein, giving the protein MPFRLSALCALVLAGPAAAGPPTFETDVQPVLTRYGCNQGACHGKARGQNGFQLSLLAFDHDADYAALTAEARGRRVFPASPQNSLLLTKGTGIVPHGGGKKLPPDGPEYRTLLTWIAAGAPRTPADAPKLVRISVTPPTKQLTFGAKVPLSVTAHWSDGRTTDVTRLAQFSSSESVYAAVDPSGLVTAGPIPGEAAIMARFMERFAVAPIVIPLPGAVPAEAYDRLPRRNFIDGHVWAKLRQLGLTPSNPAGEATFHRRAFLDVIGRLPTPDETRAFLADTAADKREKLIERLLQRAEYADFWANKWTDLLRPNPYHVGIKATYNLDQWLRRAFRENMPYDRFARELIAAKGSTFTNGAVVMYRDRRDPAELTTLVGQIFLGVRLDCAKCHHHPFEVWSQDDFYSFASFFARIGRKGVGISAPISGGEETVFAAPAGAVKHPLTGRTMTPTPLLGKALDIPPDQDPRDVLAAWATAPDNPFFAKVIVNRVWADLMGRGIVDPVDDLRATNPPSNPELLDALAADFRRNGYDLKKLIRTITTSHVYGLSTAPNDRNAADLRNYSRHYRQRLRAEVLLDMASDVTGVPEAFAAMPPGSRAVEVWTARTPNEFLDSFGRPDPNQDPPCERTSDTTVVQALHLMNSPNLHRKVTADSGRAAKLATSDKPLSAIVEELYLLAYSRLPTDAEKAAAVRRFERPGASRRQATEDLMWALLNTPEFVFND; this is encoded by the coding sequence ATGCCGTTCCGACTGTCCGCCCTCTGCGCCCTCGTTCTCGCCGGCCCCGCGGCCGCCGGCCCGCCCACGTTCGAGACGGACGTGCAGCCCGTGCTGACGCGCTACGGCTGCAACCAGGGCGCGTGCCACGGCAAGGCCCGCGGGCAGAACGGCTTCCAGCTGTCGCTCCTCGCCTTCGACCACGACGCGGATTACGCGGCGCTGACCGCCGAAGCCCGCGGGCGTCGAGTCTTTCCGGCCAGCCCGCAGAACAGCCTGCTGCTCACGAAGGGGACCGGAATTGTGCCCCACGGCGGCGGCAAGAAATTGCCCCCCGACGGCCCCGAGTACCGCACGCTGTTGACGTGGATCGCTGCCGGCGCGCCGCGCACGCCCGCCGACGCGCCCAAGCTCGTCCGCATCAGCGTCACGCCGCCGACGAAGCAGCTGACGTTCGGCGCGAAGGTGCCGCTGTCGGTGACCGCGCACTGGTCCGACGGCCGCACCACCGACGTAACCCGACTGGCGCAGTTCTCCTCCAGCGAGAGCGTGTACGCCGCCGTGGACCCGAGCGGCCTCGTCACCGCCGGGCCGATCCCCGGCGAAGCCGCGATCATGGCGCGGTTCATGGAACGTTTCGCTGTTGCGCCAATCGTAATCCCGCTGCCCGGCGCCGTGCCGGCCGAGGCGTACGACCGGCTGCCGCGGCGGAACTTCATCGACGGCCACGTCTGGGCGAAGCTCCGTCAGCTGGGTCTGACGCCGTCCAACCCGGCCGGCGAAGCCACGTTCCACCGCCGCGCCTTCCTCGACGTGATCGGCCGGCTGCCGACCCCGGACGAGACGCGCGCCTTCCTCGCCGACACCGCCGCCGACAAGCGCGAGAAGCTGATTGAACGGCTGTTGCAGCGGGCGGAGTACGCCGACTTCTGGGCGAACAAGTGGACCGACCTGCTGCGGCCGAACCCGTACCACGTCGGCATCAAGGCGACTTACAACCTCGACCAGTGGCTGCGGCGGGCGTTCCGCGAGAACATGCCGTACGACCGGTTCGCCCGCGAACTCATCGCCGCGAAGGGGAGCACGTTCACGAACGGCGCCGTGGTGATGTACCGTGACCGCCGCGACCCGGCCGAGCTGACAACGCTCGTCGGGCAAATCTTCCTCGGCGTCCGGCTCGACTGCGCGAAGTGCCACCACCACCCGTTCGAGGTGTGGAGCCAGGACGATTTTTATAGCTTCGCGTCGTTCTTCGCCCGCATCGGCCGCAAGGGCGTCGGCATCTCCGCCCCCATCTCCGGCGGCGAGGAAACGGTCTTCGCCGCGCCCGCGGGCGCGGTGAAGCACCCGCTCACCGGCCGCACCATGACGCCGACGCCGCTGCTCGGCAAGGCGCTGGACATCCCGCCGGATCAAGACCCGCGCGACGTGCTGGCCGCCTGGGCGACGGCGCCGGACAACCCGTTCTTCGCGAAGGTGATCGTCAACCGGGTGTGGGCCGACCTGATGGGCCGCGGCATCGTGGACCCGGTGGACGACCTCCGCGCCACGAACCCGCCGTCGAACCCCGAGTTGCTCGACGCCCTGGCCGCCGACTTCCGCCGCAACGGCTACGACCTGAAGAAGCTGATCCGCACGATCACGACGAGTCACGTGTACGGGCTGAGTACCGCTCCGAACGACCGCAATGCCGCGGACCTGCGGAACTACTCGCGCCACTACCGCCAGCGGCTACGGGCCGAGGTGCTGCTGGACATGGCGAGCGACGTGACGGGCGTGCCGGAGGCGTTCGCCGCGATGCCGCCGGGGAGCCGGGCCGTGGAGGTGTGGACGGCACGGACCCCGAACGAGTTCCTGGACAGCTTCGGCCGCCCCGACCCGAACCAGGACCCGCCGTGCGAACGGACGAGCGACACGACCGTGGTGCAGGCGCTCCACCTGATGAACAGCCCGAACCTCCACCGGAAGGTGACGGCGGACAGCGGTCGAGCGGCGAAGCTGGCCACGAGTGACAAGCCGTTGTCAGCAATCGTCGAGGAGCTGTACCTGCTCGCCTACTCCCGGTTGCCGACAGACGCTGAGAAGGCCGCGGCCGTGCGCCGCTTCGAGCGCCCCGGCGCTAGCCGCCGGCAAGCGACGGAAGACCTGATGTGGGCGCTGCTGAACACGCCCGAGTTTGTATTCAACGACTGA
- a CDS encoding PPC domain-containing protein, with protein MTYLFPAGGPRGGTVEVTASGTFDPWPAKVWVSRPGLTVTPAKDKGKFTVAVAADAAPGVYWLRAHNADGASPLRPFVVGTLPEIVESEPNDETAQAKVIDAPGVVVNGRLAKAGDVDSFAVALKQGQTLVASVAANDTLKSPMDGVLQVVSPGGFVVDQNNDRRGMDSQLTFTAPAAGTYVVRLFAFPATPDSSIRLFGSDACVYRLTITTGGFAEFATPLAVAPDGGIVEVTGWNVPDAARRLTVPKGEPGPVDLFHPLLGNTIRVRRESGTVTGKVESAGAPFETTVAGRKGQPLAVRAESRAVGLDVNPVVRVLGPDGKQLARAEPGKLHSDTALTFTPPADGEYRVAVSDLYGAAGRRGVFLLKVAAPEPDYDLSVPADRIAVPPGKSVDVTVKVARRNGFSKPVEVVAEGLPEGVTLATKAPAGKADPNAVVVSLSAGKAGVSGALRLVGRVAGEPALSRPARAPNGEFDEPTADLWVTVSDTPVSPPPPKKKR; from the coding sequence TTGACCTACCTCTTCCCCGCGGGCGGCCCGCGCGGCGGCACCGTCGAGGTGACCGCCTCCGGCACGTTCGACCCGTGGCCGGCGAAGGTCTGGGTCAGCCGGCCGGGCCTGACCGTCACCCCGGCGAAAGACAAGGGCAAGTTCACGGTCGCCGTCGCGGCCGACGCCGCGCCGGGGGTGTACTGGCTCCGCGCCCACAACGCCGACGGCGCCAGCCCGCTGCGCCCGTTCGTCGTCGGCACGCTGCCCGAGATCGTCGAGTCGGAACCGAACGACGAAACCGCACAGGCGAAGGTGATCGACGCACCTGGAGTCGTGGTCAACGGCCGGCTCGCGAAGGCCGGGGACGTGGATAGTTTCGCCGTGGCGCTGAAGCAGGGCCAGACGCTCGTGGCGTCCGTCGCCGCGAACGACACCCTGAAGTCGCCGATGGACGGCGTGTTGCAGGTCGTCTCGCCCGGCGGTTTCGTCGTGGACCAGAACAACGACCGCCGCGGCATGGATTCGCAGTTGACCTTCACGGCTCCCGCCGCGGGCACCTACGTCGTCCGACTGTTCGCCTTCCCGGCGACGCCGGATTCGAGCATCCGCCTGTTCGGCTCCGATGCCTGCGTGTACCGGCTGACGATCACCACCGGCGGGTTCGCCGAATTCGCCACGCCGTTGGCAGTTGCTCCGGACGGCGGCATCGTCGAGGTGACGGGCTGGAATGTGCCGGACGCGGCGCGGCGATTGACCGTCCCGAAGGGCGAGCCCGGGCCGGTGGACCTGTTTCACCCGCTGCTCGGCAACACGATCCGCGTCCGCCGCGAGTCCGGAACGGTGACCGGGAAAGTCGAATCCGCCGGTGCCCCGTTCGAGACCACGGTTGCCGGCCGGAAGGGTCAACCGCTGGCGGTCCGCGCCGAGAGCCGGGCGGTCGGGCTCGACGTGAACCCGGTCGTCCGCGTGCTCGGCCCGGACGGCAAACAACTGGCCCGCGCCGAACCCGGAAAGCTGCACAGTGACACCGCGCTGACGTTCACGCCGCCCGCCGACGGCGAGTACCGCGTGGCCGTGTCCGACCTGTACGGCGCGGCCGGGCGGCGGGGCGTGTTCCTCCTGAAGGTGGCCGCCCCCGAACCGGACTACGACCTGAGCGTCCCCGCCGACCGGATCGCGGTGCCGCCCGGGAAGTCCGTCGATGTCACAGTGAAGGTCGCGCGGCGGAACGGCTTCTCGAAGCCGGTCGAGGTCGTGGCCGAGGGGCTGCCCGAGGGCGTGACGCTGGCGACGAAGGCCCCGGCGGGGAAGGCGGACCCGAACGCCGTCGTCGTGTCGCTGTCCGCCGGCAAGGCGGGGGTGAGCGGGGCGCTCCGGCTGGTCGGGCGGGTGGCGGGTGAGCCGGCGCTGTCGCGACCGGCCCGTGCCCCGAACGGCGAGTTCGACGAGCCGACCGCGGACCTGTGGGTGACGGTCAGCGACACCCCGGTGTCACCGCCGCCGCCGAAGAAGAAGCGCTAG
- a CDS encoding DUF1501 domain-containing protein — MPTARFFNPAVRRREFLRAGGLSLFGLGLPDYLRAADKPSPRRGRAKSCIVLFMWGGPAQQDTWDPKPDAPDVYRGEFGTIPTAVPGLRVCEHLPELAKRADKLCLIRSMTHPDVNHLTATHHLLTGRAAPAGPIADDWPNYGAVLAKLGRGAGALPPYVSMMPVVPDGAPRFVEESHGQGAGLLGPVYNPMRIDADASSPDYKVGELTLSAGLDADRVGGRRGLLDSLDRQVQRMAAAELDAAEANRRRAFELIASPAARAAFDLTREPMAVRERYGMNRHGQSVLQARRLIEAGVPLVTVFWPNDGITNVSVYWDTHSRNFIDLKTRLCPVTDRAFSALLDDLSARGMLDETLVVWTGEMGRTPKVGQSVPGGAGAGRDGRDHWGRVFTTVLAGGGVKGGAVYGASDKYAAEPANLPTTPADLAATVYHSLGVDPRTEIHDRLGRPLTLCDGEVIRGILS; from the coding sequence ATGCCGACCGCACGCTTCTTCAACCCCGCCGTCCGCCGCCGCGAGTTCCTCCGCGCCGGCGGGCTCAGCCTGTTCGGCCTCGGCCTCCCCGACTACCTCCGCGCCGCCGACAAGCCCAGCCCGCGCCGCGGCCGGGCGAAGTCGTGCATCGTCCTGTTCATGTGGGGCGGCCCCGCACAGCAGGACACCTGGGACCCGAAACCGGACGCCCCGGACGTGTACCGCGGCGAGTTCGGCACCATCCCGACCGCCGTCCCCGGCTTGCGCGTCTGCGAACACCTGCCCGAGCTGGCGAAGCGCGCCGACAAGCTGTGCCTCATCCGGTCGATGACCCACCCGGACGTAAACCACCTGACCGCCACGCACCACCTGCTCACCGGCCGGGCCGCCCCCGCCGGGCCGATCGCGGACGACTGGCCGAACTACGGCGCGGTGCTGGCGAAGCTCGGCCGCGGGGCGGGGGCGCTGCCGCCCTACGTATCCATGATGCCGGTCGTGCCCGACGGCGCGCCGCGGTTCGTGGAAGAAAGTCACGGCCAGGGCGCCGGCCTGCTCGGCCCCGTGTACAACCCGATGCGGATCGACGCCGACGCCAGCTCGCCCGACTACAAGGTCGGCGAACTGACCCTGTCCGCGGGGCTCGACGCCGACCGCGTCGGCGGCAGGCGGGGGCTCCTCGACTCGCTCGACCGGCAGGTGCAGCGCATGGCCGCGGCCGAACTCGACGCCGCGGAGGCGAACCGCCGGCGTGCCTTCGAGCTGATCGCCAGCCCGGCGGCGCGGGCGGCGTTCGACCTGACCCGCGAGCCGATGGCGGTCCGCGAACGCTACGGCATGAACCGCCACGGTCAGAGCGTGTTGCAGGCCCGCCGGCTCATCGAAGCCGGGGTGCCGCTCGTCACCGTGTTCTGGCCGAACGACGGCATCACAAACGTGAGCGTCTACTGGGACACGCACAGCCGCAACTTCATCGACCTGAAGACGCGGCTGTGCCCGGTCACCGACCGCGCCTTCTCGGCGCTGCTCGACGACCTGTCGGCCCGCGGCATGCTCGACGAGACGCTTGTAGTGTGGACCGGCGAAATGGGTCGCACGCCGAAGGTGGGTCAGTCCGTGCCCGGCGGCGCCGGGGCCGGCCGTGACGGTCGCGACCACTGGGGCCGGGTGTTCACGACGGTGCTGGCCGGCGGCGGCGTGAAGGGCGGGGCCGTGTACGGCGCCAGCGACAAGTATGCGGCCGAGCCGGCAAACCTGCCGACGACCCCGGCCGACCTCGCCGCGACGGTGTACCACAGCCTCGGCGTGGACCCGCGGACCGAGATTCACGACCGCCTCGGCCGCCCGCTGACGCTCTGCGACGGCGAGGTGATCCGCGGGATCCTCAGCTAA
- a CDS encoding DUF1501 domain-containing protein has translation MPAHTNCAGVSRRDCLQLGLGALLGGGLASALRAKASGPGALPGNAKACILVWMDGGPTHYEMFDPKPNAPAEFRGEFGTVATAVPGVRYSEHMKQLAGLLGKYAMIRSVRHDQGNHGAGNHYMMTGAPPRIPVGCGAFVSFHPSMGSVVAAEKGAPAGLPPYFSMPTMSRSGGPNFLGAKYAPFVVDGNPGSPAFRVRDVALPAGLTDDRFATRTDIRREVDTFRRDTDRAAADPAVALDEHYVQAHDLMTSAPAQAAFDIGREPERTRERYGRNPLGQRLLLARRLVEAGVPFVTVYDGGWDHHTKLFETLKGRLPAWDNSVAAVIEDLSQRGMLDDTLVIALGEFGRTPQINKDAGRDHWSNAMSILFAGGRTPGGRVIGATDTRGFAAVERVLSPENFVSTVYAKLGIDPGKVLYGPNGRPAHLVSDPTPIRELM, from the coding sequence ATGCCCGCCCACACGAACTGCGCCGGCGTTTCCCGCCGCGACTGCCTCCAACTCGGGCTCGGCGCCCTGCTCGGCGGCGGGCTCGCGTCCGCCCTCCGCGCCAAGGCGAGCGGCCCGGGCGCCCTCCCGGGCAACGCGAAGGCGTGCATACTGGTCTGGATGGACGGCGGCCCCACGCACTACGAGATGTTCGACCCCAAGCCGAACGCCCCCGCCGAATTCCGTGGCGAGTTCGGCACCGTCGCCACGGCCGTGCCCGGCGTCCGCTACTCCGAGCACATGAAGCAGCTCGCCGGGCTCCTCGGCAAGTACGCGATGATCCGCTCGGTCCGGCACGACCAGGGGAACCACGGTGCGGGCAACCACTACATGATGACCGGGGCGCCGCCGCGCATCCCGGTCGGGTGCGGGGCGTTCGTCAGCTTCCACCCGAGCATGGGCTCGGTCGTCGCCGCCGAGAAGGGGGCACCCGCCGGGCTGCCGCCGTACTTCTCGATGCCGACCATGAGCCGGTCCGGCGGGCCGAACTTCCTCGGCGCCAAGTACGCCCCGTTCGTGGTGGACGGCAACCCCGGCTCGCCCGCTTTCCGTGTCCGCGACGTGGCACTGCCGGCCGGCCTCACCGACGACAGATTCGCCACCCGCACCGACATCCGCCGCGAGGTGGACACGTTCCGCCGAGACACCGACCGCGCGGCCGCCGACCCGGCCGTGGCGCTGGACGAGCACTACGTGCAGGCCCACGACCTGATGACCTCGGCGCCCGCGCAGGCCGCGTTCGACATCGGCCGCGAGCCGGAGCGCACCCGCGAGCGGTACGGCCGCAACCCGCTCGGCCAGCGCCTCCTCCTGGCCCGCCGGCTGGTCGAAGCGGGGGTGCCGTTCGTGACCGTGTATGACGGCGGGTGGGACCACCACACGAAGCTGTTCGAGACGCTGAAGGGCCGGCTGCCGGCGTGGGACAACAGCGTGGCGGCGGTGATCGAGGACCTGTCGCAGCGTGGCATGCTCGACGACACGCTGGTAATCGCGCTCGGCGAGTTCGGCCGCACGCCGCAGATCAACAAGGACGCCGGCCGCGACCACTGGTCGAACGCCATGAGCATCCTGTTCGCCGGCGGCCGCACGCCCGGCGGCCGCGTGATCGGCGCCACGGACACGCGCGGGTTCGCCGCGGTCGAACGGGTGTTGTCGCCGGAGAACTTCGTTTCGACGGTGTACGCGAAGCTCGGTATCGACCCCGGCAAGGTGCTGTACGGCCCGAACGGCCGGCCGGCGCACCTGGTCAGCGACCCGACGCCGATCCGCGAGCTGATGTGA
- a CDS encoding YgaP-like transmembrane domain translates to MAEGTIGTVNYPMTRQGVRDLDHPVRPSTGGGVNVGPAERAASALGGALLAGLGIGKGGATGLAMAAVGAALAYRGYSGHCSAYSALGVDTNHG, encoded by the coding sequence ATGGCGGAAGGAACGATCGGCACCGTGAACTACCCGATGACCCGGCAGGGCGTCCGCGACCTGGACCACCCGGTCCGCCCCAGTACGGGCGGCGGCGTGAACGTCGGCCCCGCGGAGCGTGCCGCGTCTGCGTTGGGCGGCGCGCTGCTCGCCGGCCTCGGGATCGGGAAGGGCGGAGCGACCGGGCTGGCGATGGCGGCGGTCGGCGCCGCACTCGCGTACCGTGGTTACAGCGGTCACTGCTCGGCGTACTCGGCGCTCGGCGTCGACACGAACCACGGCTAG
- a CDS encoding amidohydrolase family protein, which produces MTVTRREALAAGVTALPLGAAAGQPAAEVIDTHTHFYDPTRPGGVPWPAKDDRVLYRPVLPAEYRRLAAPLGVTGTVVVEASPRVEDTDWLLGLAKDDPFLLGVVGRLFPQDREFTRNLTRLAADPKFVGIRVTADEVRACRADRDQFDRLKALADAGRTLDVNGDHAAFTEAGWLAGRLPSLRIVVNHLGNPHIDGRDPPAEWLGALKAAAAAKTVWCKLSALADSTRRREQRAPTEAAFYRPVLDAAWAAFGADRLVFGTNWPVSDHYAPLARVVSLATEFVKGKGDAAYRKVMAANAREAYRLPRRG; this is translated from the coding sequence GTGACCGTTACCCGCCGCGAGGCTCTGGCCGCTGGTGTCACCGCGCTGCCACTCGGCGCCGCGGCCGGGCAGCCGGCCGCCGAGGTGATCGACACTCACACCCACTTCTACGACCCGACGCGGCCCGGCGGCGTGCCGTGGCCGGCGAAGGACGACCGCGTGTTGTACCGCCCGGTGCTGCCGGCCGAGTACCGCCGGCTGGCGGCGCCGCTCGGCGTCACCGGCACCGTGGTCGTGGAGGCGAGCCCGCGCGTCGAGGACACCGACTGGCTGCTCGGGCTGGCGAAGGACGACCCGTTCCTGCTCGGCGTCGTCGGCCGGTTGTTCCCACAGGATCGCGAGTTTACCCGCAACCTCACCCGGCTCGCGGCCGACCCGAAGTTCGTCGGCATCCGCGTGACCGCGGACGAGGTGCGGGCCTGTCGGGCCGACCGCGACCAGTTCGATCGCCTCAAGGCGCTCGCCGACGCCGGCCGAACACTCGACGTGAACGGCGACCACGCGGCGTTCACCGAGGCGGGGTGGCTGGCGGGACGGCTTCCCTCGCTGCGGATCGTCGTGAACCACCTCGGGAACCCGCATATCGACGGTCGTGACCCGCCGGCGGAGTGGCTCGGCGCGCTGAAGGCCGCGGCCGCGGCGAAGACCGTGTGGTGCAAGCTGTCGGCGCTCGCCGACTCGACGCGCCGCCGCGAGCAACGGGCGCCGACCGAGGCGGCGTTCTACCGCCCGGTGCTCGACGCCGCGTGGGCCGCGTTCGGCGCCGACCGGCTGGTGTTCGGCACCAACTGGCCGGTGAGCGACCACTACGCCCCGCTCGCGCGGGTGGTATCGCTCGCGACCGAGTTCGTGAAAGGGAAGGGCGACGCGGCGTACCGCAAGGTGATGGCCGCGAACGCCCGCGAGGCGTACCGGCTGCCGCGGCGCGGCTAG
- a CDS encoding DUF1501 domain-containing protein has protein sequence MTVTDLPVPRRYFFRDCGYGVGKAALASLLAGSARAQNPGGDAPDSPTLMAPRRPHFPAKAKAVIHLFMAGAPSQLDLFDHKPALAKLEGKPLPPEVIRGQRYAFIRPDAAVLGPRFRFARHGNSGAELSEMLPRLATVVDDIAILKAVHTDQFNHAPAQIFFNTGFSQPGRPSIGSWALYGLGSETRDLPAFVVMSTGGGISGGPACWSSGFLPTTYTGVRFRNGGDPILNLSLPPGVDARQQRDTLDLVTELNRRRQGAVGDPEIATRTAAYEMAFRLQTAAPELTDLSRESKETLELYGAEPAKPSFARACLLARRMVERGVRYITIYHEGWDGHSDVAGNLRTNCGATDRGSAALVADLKRRGLLDSTLVVWGGEFGRTPMVESNPTLGRSLGRDHHPQAYTIWMAGGGVKRGVTFGSTDELGFHPAENAVHVHDVQATMLHCLGLDHERLTVRHAGRDFRLTDVHGRVVKEILA, from the coding sequence GTGACCGTGACGGACCTCCCCGTTCCCCGCCGGTACTTCTTCCGCGACTGCGGCTACGGCGTCGGCAAGGCCGCGCTCGCGTCGCTGCTCGCGGGCTCGGCGCGCGCCCAGAATCCGGGAGGTGACGCCCCCGACTCACCGACCCTGATGGCGCCGAGGCGGCCACACTTCCCGGCGAAGGCGAAGGCCGTTATCCACCTGTTCATGGCCGGGGCGCCGAGCCAACTCGACCTGTTCGACCACAAGCCGGCGCTGGCGAAGCTCGAAGGGAAGCCACTGCCGCCGGAGGTGATCCGCGGCCAGCGCTACGCCTTCATCCGCCCCGACGCTGCGGTACTCGGGCCCCGATTTCGCTTCGCGCGGCACGGGAACAGCGGCGCCGAACTGTCCGAGATGCTGCCGCGCCTGGCGACGGTTGTGGACGACATCGCGATCCTGAAGGCCGTCCACACTGACCAGTTCAACCACGCCCCGGCGCAGATCTTCTTCAACACCGGCTTCTCGCAACCGGGTCGGCCGAGCATCGGGTCGTGGGCGCTGTACGGCCTCGGCAGCGAGACGCGCGACCTGCCGGCGTTCGTGGTCATGAGCACCGGCGGCGGCATCAGCGGCGGGCCGGCGTGCTGGTCGAGCGGATTCCTCCCGACCACGTACACCGGCGTGCGCTTTCGCAACGGCGGCGACCCGATCCTGAACCTGTCGCTGCCGCCGGGCGTGGACGCCCGGCAGCAGCGCGACACGCTCGACCTCGTGACCGAGCTGAATCGTCGCCGGCAGGGTGCGGTCGGCGACCCCGAGATCGCAACCCGCACGGCCGCCTACGAGATGGCGTTCCGCCTGCAGACCGCCGCCCCGGAGTTGACCGATCTGAGCCGCGAGAGCAAGGAAACGCTGGAGCTGTACGGGGCCGAACCGGCCAAGCCGAGCTTCGCGCGGGCGTGCCTCCTCGCGCGGCGGATGGTGGAGCGTGGCGTCCGCTACATCACGATTTACCACGAGGGCTGGGACGGACACTCGGACGTGGCCGGGAACCTGCGGACGAACTGCGGCGCCACCGACCGCGGCAGCGCCGCCCTGGTCGCCGACCTCAAGCGGCGCGGGCTGCTCGACAGCACGCTGGTGGTGTGGGGCGGCGAGTTCGGGCGGACGCCGATGGTGGAGTCGAACCCGACGCTCGGCCGCAGCCTCGGCCGCGACCACCACCCGCAGGCGTACACGATCTGGATGGCCGGCGGCGGCGTGAAGCGCGGCGTCACCTTCGGTAGCACCGACGAACTCGGCTTCCACCCGGCCGAAAACGCCGTCCACGTCCACGACGTGCAGGCCACGATGCTCCACTGCCTCGGCCTCGACCACGAGCGACTGACGGTCCGCCACGCCGGCCGCGACTTCCGCCTCACCGACGTCCACGGCCGCGTCGTGAAGGAGATTCTCGCGTGA